The following proteins are encoded in a genomic region of Anabas testudineus chromosome 13, fAnaTes1.2, whole genome shotgun sequence:
- the atm gene encoding serine-protein kinase ATM, producing the protein MSLALHDLLVCCRGLGNDKATERKKEAERFRRLLRNPEVVLELDRSSGTKGSKQLTWDAVFRFLQSYVQKETESMQSSRSVTATALATRKKKMAEICSLIKYFIRYANKRGPRLKCSELLKHVMEVLKNSYSCSAYGEDYSSLLVKDILSVRKYWCAITPHQWHDLLDLYCNLFTTSSKSINHVLVSRVIHMLVRGCCMQTDGFNNDLFSFFSKALLNARHAKHLSVLEHLVSALNIFLRSAAMNCRMRVCQLGEELLPSILNVWVDMRPSAALKEDIVEFFNLQICVHHPKGAKTQDTGAYAEDWTKWQSLLFNLYDALVKEISHIGSRGKYVTGTRHIAVKDNLIELTADICHQLFVDDSDTHVLEVTQASIRATQMGSPTHGSASKRRRIELGWEVLRDHLQPQHSDFDVIPWLQITAVVASKYPSMVPSQELVPLLSVLYQLLTEQRRGERGPYVLRCLREVARCQARYPERAQVHRAELGRLWGRVWALAMRGVSSPQTEALSLDLLSTIVHGELINMDREFWKLFSGSACKPSQSAALCLSQALLKCPVPKNLILSSSWDSMGITEGSGSHNLKETLIAWLLMTDQSDEMEETSRPHPIICRDFPHNLIAHILVSLTLKDTRAGLKFLLGAEGVDSSSVHGQVPVDAKDKLEEIVTLYLQFNFNPLPSEGQGNDESVKVSSTNGQFAAVSGLRNKLEQSLLCVADNLLNCYSPDSPSTPPECLVRCFSLLTGVLAGYISTGCLTEEEACRSQLFTKAKAVAQDFSSFVSSVKVKMTEEGTMATLISIMKLCTQSATGKIQGNVCPVPANLFVMILPAGLLSDLAEICKLLLSSVSKRISVQSVDEDDHMDDDLEVTRTQQGDDFDLFEDDEEPHSSTKGTQRQLADNTDTFCGPGAKSLLAEDHLAQQDLALLAVLEFLCKSVSVQPIHRLLFKPQEVRRRLLLLVEPIDFSKALHLHMYLVLLKKLPAADSLCPEEFDLLLRPLADLCDMYRQDQEICAAVLLGLLPYIRSMGKSHHMPDEMKHVQGSLLQVLSGFSFLSQTGKCMVTVRVALVQCLVALLEADPCCKWAVLSLRGTDKEDHPVSVILPSHLADAHHQVRMLVATSVERLFLEVSPEHPYKRKMLPLKHQQAAFENVYLKAQEGMKLPRSSSSEDQQDEAFNRKATLLKSLSVVLCCSPVCEKQSLFALFQSYKENNIEELLIKKMLCSVSRELGYRSVKSFVSSHLYYLVAEWLAQRRSDDRYTIGSFPYTLLDLNTVKDFYNSSYQVLIPHLVFLDDFEQVKSIGRYLGRDWKELLANCFPKIMVNILPYFALSGQDSQVAEQREKAHKVYDLLKDANCLGKQQIDNLIHSNLADIVVELLMTLYEGSGREGDRGDLKCFIGELDPVPNPPYFSSYVIKATLDYLSNCHSANHKSLVAILSKTPISIQRILLAICERAAETTNSYERHRILLMYHLFVNLLLREVKDGLGGAWAFVLRDIIYTVIHHMNSRPVQGDEVSNRSLSLCCDLLTSVCRAALQFCDDALDCHLQVIVGTLTALVTCRPIISQQVLNLLQFLVIENQQKLKGSLSRLEPFPDLPEFKELRSAQHKLKYNAGTFTLRQEITHFLSVTPCDSLPLTRLEGLKELTRQLHDNKGQIRELLKECHADPTDSVLVKLVLSLLQLCKLAANHPEGSGVLEAAGSCLGELGPIDFSTIALLHGRDPLYEKAVSLFTRTESQCLYIILNCMNDALTQQRIDVRQAAAQCVKNILATQSGVDFWEEHKDHRDPMLAYLNPFRKAKSKVVTVSAAETSEAREKLQSQRFWIPQAGGHKAWLKTLCTTLLDSGGVRNESLVLSRPLCLVRVDCCQRLLPLIIHSMLLEDSDGSWRQLLSSHIQDFFSFCSRSAQASSRSATPLNSYSESDTASQGLYDQTSLRTMLAVIDYLRHQKRPLDSNSNSCGTVCDSNFWLDLNYLEVAKAAQSCSAHFTALLYTEIYVDKIKANMEESLRTKSRASRKINFDESSQNFSISSLTERSMKDTNISLQELLIEVYRSIGEPDSLYGCGGETMTSPLTRIRTYEHEAMWGKALSSYDLHSTLPEVTRQVGIVEGLQNFGLSSILTTYLRGLESEGVEWGAELRELRFQTAWRNSQWDCELSDGNEISKPGFHESVFCSLQALRDKEFSVFEEMLKQTRISEVEELCKGSLEAVSSLYPALRNLQSIRELESVKQLFSRPFSDVTLRDVCSQWRKHSQLLGDSDFALVEPILAVRSVSQQTLISSVGDPNSTEYLSSVLTDHLMELCRLARKAGNRQLAERAVYQMKQHGGGAAWGSSPVSSWQLEEAQVFWAKGEQGLALGLLRQMIHNLEEKVDFNPALVPVYTESLRLCGNWLAESCLESPGVILEKYLERAVEVIEEESGMQDSRLQSQRTEAFLSLARFSDAQYQSIDKYMNSSEFENKQALLEKAKEEVDLIKESKVSNRYTVKVQRELELDEKALSNLKSDRQRFLCKAVENYIQCLEQGEEHDTWGFRLASLWLENAGVKVVNDMMKKGVKQIPSYKFLPLMYQLAARMGTKMATGMGEDTGFHNVLNDLICRASLEHPHHTLFIIFALVNANKDENFCRSRLSKSTPRQQSPFDLDRSDVARKIISAIRKKKGEMIRGIERLCDAYISLAYMDASKHKTEKKAIPIPADQPIMQIKDLGEVVIPTMEIKVDPSGCYDNLVTVRSFMPQYHLVGGVNLPKIIDCVGSDGKSRRQLVKGQDDLRQDAVMQQVFSMCSMLLQRNTDTRKRKLNIRRYKVVPFSQRSGVLEWCSGTVPIGEFLVDPSKGAHKRFRPQDMTNLACRKKMMEAQRLGFDEKLQAYSEVCKKFRPVFRYFCMERFLDPAVWMEKRLAYTRSVATSSIVGYIVGLGDRHIQNILIDEQTAELVHIDLGVAFEQGKILPTPETVPFRLSRDIVDAMGITGVEGVFRRCCEKTMEVMRNSQEAVLTIVEVLLYDPLFDWTMNPLKAFYLQHDEQQELNATLGSTMGGDDLDNHRKSSDSQSFNKVAERVLLRLQEKLKGVEEGTVLSIGGQVNLLIQQAMDPKNLSRLFPGWQAWV; encoded by the exons ATGAGTCTGGCTCTACATGATCTCCTGGTCTGCTGCAGGGGGCTGGGTAATGACAAAGCAACAGAGAGGAAG AAAGAAGCTGAACGCTTCAGACGACTCCTTCGAAACCCAGAGGTGGTGCTCGAGTTGGATCGCTCCTCCGGAACTAAAGGCTCCAAGCAACTCACATGGGATGCTGTTTTCAG ATTCCTGCAGAGTTATGTtcagaaggagacagaaagcATGCAATCAAGCAGATCCGTCACAGCTACAGCGCTGGCCACACGGAAGAAGAAGATGGCTGAAATATGCAGTTTGATCAAATACTTCATTCGCTATGCAAACAAGC gCGGACCTCGTCTGAAGTGCAGTGAGCTGCTGAAACATGTGATGGAGGTCCTGAAGAATTCATACAGCTGTTCAGCTTATGGAGAAGATTATAGCAGCCTTCTAGTGAAGGACATCCTTTCTGTTCGCAAGTACTGGTGTGCCATCACTCCACATCAGTGGCACG ATCTTTTGGACCTGTACTGCAACTTGTTCACTACATCATCCAAATCCATCAACCATGTTCTGGTCAGCAGAGTTATCCACATGCTGGTGCGGGGATGCTGCATGCAGACAGATGGCTTTAACAACGATCTGTTCAGCTTCTTCTCCAAAGCACTGCTTAATGCCAG GCATGCGAAACACTTGTCTGTTTTGGAGCACCTCGTCTCAGCTCTCAACATCTTCTTGAGATCTGCAGCCATGAACTGTCGGATGCGGGTATGTCAGCTGGGTGAAGAGCTTCTGCCTTCTATACTGAACGTCTGGGTGGATATGAGGCCCAGTGCTGCTCTCAAAGAGGATATTGTGGAGTTCTTCAATCTTCAGATTTGTGTTCACCACCCAAAAGGAGCGAAGACGCAAGACACAG GAGCTTATGCTGAGGACTGGACTAAGTGGCAGAGTCTGCTCTTCAATTTGTATGATGCTTTGGTCAAAGAAATTAGCCATATTGGCAGCAGAGGAAAGTATGTCACAGGGACGAGACATATAGCCGTCAAAGACAATCTCATCGAGCTCACAGCTGACATCTGTCACCAG CTGTTCGTTGATGACAGTGATACCCATGTATTGGAAGTGACCCAGGCTTCCATCAGAGCCACCCAGATGGGCAGTCCCACCCATGGCTCAGCCAGTAAGCGACGTCGCATTGAACTAGGCTGGGAAGTCCTGCGAGACCATTTGCAGCCTCAGCACAGTGACTTTGATGTCATACCATg GCTGCAGATCACAGCAGTGGTCGCTTCCAAGTATCCGTCCATGGTGCCCAGTCAGGAGCTGGTCCCACTGTTGTCAGTGTTGTACCAGCTCCTGACAGAGCagcggagaggagagagggggccGTACGTGCTGCGCTGTCTGAGGGAGGTGGCCAGGTGCCAGGCTCGCTACCCAGAGAGGGCACAAGTGCACAGAGCCGAGCTGGGTAGGCTGTGGGGGCGGGTGTGGGCCCTGGCGATGCGTGGGGTCAGCTCGCCCCAAACAGAAGCTCTCAGCTTGGACCTGCTCAGCACCATTGTCCACGGTGAACTGATCAATATGGACAGAGAGTTCTGGAAGCTCTTCTCGGGATCTGCATGCAAACCATCCCA GAGTGCAGcactgtgtctctctcaggCCCTACTGAAATGTCCAGTCCCTAAAAATCTCATATTGAGCTCAAGTTGGGATTCCATGGGCATCACAGAAGGGTCTGGTTCACATAACCTAAAGGAGACCCTCATAGCCTGGCTACTCATGACCGATCAGAGTGATGAGATGGAGGAGACCTCCAGACCTCATCCCATCATTTGCAG AGACTTTCCACACAATTTAATAGCTCACATCTTGGTCTCATTGACTTTGAAAGACACCCGAGCTGGCCTGAAGTTTCTTCTAGGTGCAGAAGGAGTAGACAG TTCCTCTGTCCATGGACAAGTTCCCGTTGATGCTAAAGACAAACTTGAAGAGATTGTTACGCTGTACTTGCAGTTCAACTTTAACCCGCTGCCCTCAGAGGGCCAAGGAAATGACGAGTCAGTGAAAGTGTCCTCAACTAACGGCCAATTTGCTGCTGTCTCCGGCCTCAGAAACAAATTGGAGCAGTCCCTTCTTTGCGTGGCTGACAACCTACTCAACTGCTACTCTCCTGAT TCTCCGTCCACCCCTCCAGAGTGTCTGGTGCGCTGTTTCAGTCTGCTCACTGGTGTTCTAGCAGGTTACATCTCCACTGGATGTCTGACTGAGGAGGAGGCCTGCCGCTCACAGCTCTTCACTAAAGCGAAG GCTGTGGCTCAGGACTTCAGCAGTTTTGTTTCTAGTGTGAAAGTGAAGATGACAGAGGAGGGGACCATGGCCACTCTGATATCCATCATGAAGCTCTGCACACAATCAGCCACTGGAAAAATCCAG GGTAATGTTTGTCCTGTCCCCGCCAATCTTTTTGTTATGATTTTGCCAGCTGGTCTGCTTAGTGATCTGGCAGAGATCTGTAAGCTGTTG TTAAGCAGTGTTTCTAAAAGGATCAGTGTTCAGTCAGTGGATGAAGATGATCATATGGATGATGACTTGGAAGTTACCAGAACTCAACAAGGGGATGATTTTGACCTGTTTGAAGATGACGAAGAGCCTCATAGCAGCACCAAGGGGACCCAAAGACAGCTAGCAGACAACACTGATACTTTCTGTGGGCCAG GTGCAAAAAGCCTGTTAGCAGAGGATCACCTGGCCCAGCAGGACTTGGCTCTTCTTGCAGTCTTGGAGTTCTTGTGTAAATCCGTCTCTGTCCAGCCTATCCACCGCCTCCTTTTTAAACCACAGGAAGTGCGCCGCAGGTTGCTGCTGCTAGTGGAGCCGATAGACTTCAGCAAAGCCCTGCACCTCCACATG TATCTTGTCCTGTTGAAGAAGCTTCCTGCTGCAGATTCACTTTGTCCAGAAGAATTTGATTTGCTGCTTCGTCCTCTGGC AGACCTGTGCGATATGTACCGTCAGGACCAAGAgatttgtgctgctgtgctgctgggTTTGTTACCCTACATCAGGAGCATGGGGAAAAGCCATCACATGCCAGATGAGATGAAACATGTTCAGGGATCTCTGTTACAAGTGTTGTCTGGATTCAG cttCCTGAGCCAAACAGGGAAATGCATGGTAACTGTACGAGTCGCTTTAGTGCAATGTCTGGTCGCTTTGCTGGAG GCTGATCCATGTTGTAAATGGGCAGTCCTAAGTCTGAGAGGTACTGACAAAGAGGACCATCCAGTGTCTGTCATCCTTCCTTCTCACCTGGCAGATGCTCACCATCAAGTCCGCATGCTGGTAGCGACATCAGTGGAGAG GTTGTTTCTGGAGGTGAGCCCAGAACATCCATATAAACGGAAGATGTTGCCACTAAAACACCAGCAGGctgcttttgaaaatgtttaccTCAAGGCTCAAGAGGGAATGAAGCTCCCA agaagcagctcTTCAGAGGACCAGCAGGACGAGGCGTTCAACCGGAAGGCCACCCTGCTGAAGAGTTTGTCTGTTGTGCTGTGCTGTAGCCCCGTGTGTGAAAAACAGTCTCTGTTTGCCCTCTTCCAGTCCTACAAGGAGAACAATATTGAAGAGCTGCTCATCAAAAAG ATGCTGTGCAGTGTATCCAGAGAACTGGGCTACAGGAGTGTAAAATCCTTTGTCAGTTCTCACCTGTACTACTTGGTGGCTGAGTGGCTTGCACAGAGACGATCGGATGACCGCTACACCATTGGATCTTTCCCCTACACTCTGCTAGATCTCAACACGGTCAAAGATTTCTAtaa CTCTTCCTACCAGGTTCTTATCCCCCACCTTGTCTTCCTGGATGACTTTGAACAGGTGAAGTCTATCGGCAGATATCTCGGCAGAGATTGGAAAGAGCTATTGGCCAACTGCTTCCCCAAGATCATGGTCAACATCCTGCCATACTTTGCCTTGTCTGGTCAGGATTCACAGGTtgcagagcagagggagaaggCCCACAAGGTGTACGACCTGCTGAAAGATGCCAACTGTCTTGGCAAACAG CAAATCGACAACCTGATCCACAGTAACCTGGCAGACATAGTGGTGGAACTGCTCATGACTCTATATGAAGGAAGTGGACGTGAAGGGGACAGAGGAGACTTGAAATGCTTTATAGG GGAGCTTGACCCCGTACCAAATCCACCATACTTCAGCTCCTATGTTATCAAAGCCACTCTGGACTACCTCAGCAACTGCCACAGTGCAAACCACAAGTCTTTGGTTGCCATTCTGTCAAAAACTCCG ATTTCTATCCAGAGGATTCTGCTGGCGATTTgtgaaagagcagcagagacaacCAACAGCTACGAACGACATCGTATCCTGCTCATGTATCACCTGTTTGTTAACCTGCTGCTCAGAGAGGTGAAGGACGGCCTGGGAGGAGCCTGGGCATTTGTCCTCAGAGACATCATCTACACAGTCATACATCATATGAACAGCAG ACCAGTTCAGGGTGATGAGGTTTCTAACCGAAGCCTCTCTCTTTGCTGCGACCTTTTGACCTCTGTGTGTCGCGCAGCGCTGCAGTTCTGTGATGATGCACTAGACTGCCACCTACAGGTCATCGTTGGGACTCTCACAGCTCTGGTGACCTGCCGGCCCATCATCTCACAGCAG GTGCTTAATCTGTTGCAGTTTCTCGTGATAGAGAACCAACAGAAGTTGAAGGGTTCTCTCAGCAGATTGGAGCCTTTTCCTGACCTACCTGAATTCAAAGAGCTGCGGTCTGCACAGCACAAACTCAAATATAATGCTGGGACTTTTACACTGAGACAG GAGATAACCCACTTTTTGTCAGTGACACCTTGTGACTCCCTACCTCTGACTAGACTAGAAGGACTAAAGGAGCTGACCAGACAACTACATGACAACAAGGGACAGATCAGAGAGCTGCTTAAAGAGTGCCATG CTGACCCTACTGACAGTGTGTTGGTCAAACTGGTTCTTAGTCTGTTGCAGCTATGCAAGTTAGCTGCCAACCATCCTGAAGGATCTGGCGTTCttg AGGCTGCAGGAAGCTGTCTGGGAGAACTGGGTCCAATTGATTTCTCCACCATTGCCCTACTTCATGGCAGAGACCCACTCTATGAAAAGGCTGTATCTCTCTTCACCCGCACTGAGTCACAGTGTCTGTACATCATCCTCAACTGCATGAACGATGCACTCACTCAGCAGCG TATTGATGTGAGGcaggcagcagctcagtgtgtgaAAAACATCCTCGCCACTCAGTCGGGAGTGGACTTCTGGGAGGAACACAAAGACCACAGAGACCCCATGCTGGCCTACCTGAATCCATTTAGAAAGGCGAAGAGCAAG GTTGTAACTGTGAGCGCTGCTGAGACGTCTGAGGccagagagaagctgcagagtcAGAGGTTTTGGATTCCTCAGGCGGGTGGCCACAAGGCCTGGCTAAAGACTCTGTGCACCACACTCCTGGACAGTGGAGGAGTCAGGAATGAGTCTCTGGTGCTGTCACGGCCACTCTGTCTG GTGAGAGTGGACTGCTGTCAGAGGCTGCTGCCCCTCATCATCCACTCCATGCTGCTAGAGGACTCAGATGGGTCATGGAGGCAGTTACTGTCATCCCACATTCAGGACTTCTTCAGCTTTTGTTCAAGAAGTGCACAGGCTTCCAGTCGGTCTGCCACACCTCTCAACTCTTACTCTG AGTCAGACACGGCCAGTCAAGGTTTGTACGACCAAACCTCTCTGCGAACGATGCTGGCAGTTATTGATTACCTAAGACACCAAAAGAGACCACTGGACTCCAACAG tAACTCTTGCGGCACAGTGTGTGATTCAAACTTCTGGCTGGACCTGAATTATCTGGAGGTGGCCAAAGCTGCTCAGTCCTGCTCAGCTCACTTCACTGCTTTGCTTTACACTGAGATATACGTTGATAAAATCAAAGCTAACATGGAGGAAAGTCTCAG AACCAAGTCCAGAGCTTCCCGTAAGATCAATTTTGACGAAAGTAGTCAGAACTTCAGTATCTCCAGCTTGACTGAGAGGAGCATGAAAGACACCAACATTAGTCTGCAG GAGCTGCTTATTGAGGTGTATCGGAGCATTGGAGAGCCTGATAGCCTGTATGGCTGTGGAGGGGAAACAATGACCAGCCCACTGACCAG GATTCGTACCTATGAGCATGAGGCTATGTGGGGGAAAGCCCTGAGTTCATACGACCTCCACTCTACTCTGCCTGAAGTCACTCGACAAGTAGGAATTGTAGAG GGTCTGCAGAACTTTGGTCTGAGCAGCATCCTCACCACCTATTTGAGGGGTTTGGAGAGTGAAGGGGTGGAGTGGGGAGCTGAGCTGAGAGAGCTCCGCTTCCAGACCGCCTGGAGGAACAGCCAGTGGGATTGTGAGCTGTCAGACGG GAATGAGATATCCAAACCTGGCTTCCatgaatcagtgttttgttctcTGCAAGCACTGAGAGACAAAGAGTTCTCCGTATTTGAAGAAATGTTGAAACAGACCAG GATTTCAGAAGTGGAAGAGCTGTGCAAAGGGAGTTTGGAGGCCGTGTCTTCTCTGTACCCAGCCCTCAGGAACCTGCAGAGCATCAGAGAGCTGGAGAGtgttaaacagctgttttctaG GCCCTTCTCAGATGTGACCCTTAGGGATGTTTGCAGTCAGTGGCGTAAACACTCTCAGCTGCTCGGTGATAGTGACTTTGCTTTGGTGGAGCCCATTCTGGCTGTCCGCTCTGTGTCCCAGCAAACCCTAATTTCCAGTGTGGGAGACCCCAACAGCACAGAATACCTCAGCTCGGTGCTCACTGATCACCTCATGGAGCTTTGCCGGCTGGCCCGCAAGGCTGGGAATAGACAG TTGGCAGAGCGGGCAGTCTACCAGATGAAGCAGCATGGTGGTGGAGCAGCCTGGGGGTCATCACCTGTGTCATCATGGCAACTGGAGGAGGCCCAGGTGTTCTGGGCAAAGGGAGAGCAGGGTCTGGCTCTGGGCCTGCTGAGACAGATGATCCACAACCTAGAAGAAAAg GTGGACTTCAATCCTGCTCTTGTCCCTGTCTACACTGAGAGCCTGAGGCTTTGTGGTAACTGGCTAGCTGAGAGTTGCCTGGAAAGTCCTGGAGTCATCCTGGAGAAGTATCTGGAGAGG GCAGTGGAGGTGATCGAGGAGGAATCGGGAATGCAGGACTCCAGGCTGCAGAGTCAGCGGACTGAGGCCTTCTTGTCTCTGGCACGCTTCTCTGATGCTCAGTATCAGAGCATCGACAAATACATGAACTCGTCTGAGTTTGAGAACAAGCAGGCCCTGCTGGAGAAGGCCAAAGAAGAAGTGGACTTAATAAAGGAGAGTAAGGTGTCCAACAG GTATACGGTAAAGGTGCAAAGAGAATTGGAACTGGACGAGAAGGCCCTGTCCAACCTGAAGTCGGACAGACAACGCTTCTTGTGTAAGGCAGTGGAGAATTACATCCAGTGTCTGGAACAAGGTGAAGAGCACGACACCTGGGGGTTCCGCCTGGCGTCCCTCTGGCTCGAGAACGCTGGTGTTAAGGTTGTAAATGACATGATGAAG aaagGGGTGAAGCAGATCCCCTCCTACAAGTTTCTGCCCCTCATGTATCAGCTAGCTGCACGCATGGGAACCAAGATGGCAACTGGCATGGGCGAGGACACAGGCTTCCACAATGTCCTCAACgat CTGATCTGCCGAGCATCTCTGGAGCATCCTCATCACacactcttcatcatcttcgCCTTGGTGAACGCCAACAAAGACGAGAACTTCTGCAGGAGCAGGCTGTCTAAGAGCACCCCACGGCAGCAATCACCATTTGATTTG GACCGTTCAGATGTGGCCCGGAAGATTATCAGCGCgataaggaaaaagaaaggcGAGATGATCCGAGGGATCGAGCGTCTGTGTGATGCCTATATCTCTCTGGCTTATATGGATGCCAGCAAGCACAAGACTGAGAAGA AGGCTATTCCCATTCCTGCTGATCAGCCCATCATGCAAATCAAAGACCTGGGTGAGGTTGTCATACCCACAATGGAGatcaag GTGGATCCATCTGGATGCTATGACAACCTGGTGACTGTCAGATCCTTCATGCCCCAGTATCACCTGGTCGGAGGAGTCAACCTGCCCAAGATCATTGACTGTGTCGGCTCTGATGGCAAAAGCAGGAGACAGCTggtcaag GGTCAGGATGACCTGCGGCAAGATGCAGTGATGCAGCAGGTCTTCAGCATGTGCTCCATGCTGCTGCAACGCAACACAGACACTCGCAAGAGGAAGCTCAACATCAGACGATACAAG GTGGTGCCATTCTCGCAGCGCAGCGGCGTGTTGGAGTGGTGTTCAGGCACGGTGCCCATCGGGGAGTTCCTGGTGGATCCCAGTAAAGGAGCACACAAGCGCTTCCGACCTCAAGACATGACTAATTTAGCCTGTCGCAAGAAGATGATG GAGGCTCAGAGACTCGGATTTGATGAGAAGCTGCAGGCCTACAGCGAAGTGTGCAAGAAGTTCAGGCCGGTCTTCAGGTATTTCTGCATGGAACGATTCTTGGACCCAGCAGTGTGGATGGAAAAACGGTTAGCTTACACCCGCAGCGTGGCCACCTCCTCCATAG TTGGCTACATTGTAGGTTTGGGGGACAGACACATTCAGAACATCCTGATTGATGAGCAGACTGCTGAGCTGGTGCATATTGATTTAG GCGTGGCCTTTGAGCAGGGGAAGATCCTCCCCACCCCCGAGACGGTCCCCTTCAGACTCTCCAGAGACATCGTGGACGCAATGGGAATCACTGGAGTGGAAGGAGTTTTCAGGAG ATGTTGTGAGAAGACTATGGAGGTGATGAGGAACTCTCAGGAAGCTGTGCTGACTATTGTAGAG GTGCTGCTCTACGACCCTTTGTTCGACTGGACCATGAACCCTCTGAAAGCTTTTTACCTGCAGCACGACGAGCAGCAGGAGCTCAATGCAACGCTCGGCTCCACTATGGGGGGAGATGATTTAGATAACCATCGCAAATCCAG TGACAGTCAGAGCTTCAACAAGGTGGCGGAGCGGGTGTTGCTGCGGCTGCAGGAGAAACTAAAAGGGGTGGAGGAGGGCACAGTACTTAGCATTGGGGGGCAGGTCAACCTGCTCATCCAACAAGCCATGGACCCCAAAAACCTCAGCAGACTGTTCCCTGGCTGGCAGGCCTGGGTGTAG